The Roseibaca calidilacus genome has a window encoding:
- a CDS encoding J domain-containing protein, translated as MDRKPLFEFDIRASSDKKKRARGRRGMSGAWETSVRQCEHEGCSEDGKYRCPKSPDQLNEYFWFCKDHAREYNLKWNYFEGQTEAEMMDEMERDRVWGRATQPLGSKDERLAWQRLGIEDPHQVLGDNATRNPGKNNPAGGTRKLPAPERKALEILDARDSWSRTEIRKQYKSLVKDLHPDRNSGARHDEDRLQEVVWAWDQLKDSRYFRD; from the coding sequence ATGGACCGCAAACCACTTTTCGAATTTGATATCAGAGCTTCGAGCGATAAGAAAAAGCGCGCCCGTGGCCGGCGAGGCATGTCCGGGGCTTGGGAAACATCAGTCCGGCAATGTGAGCACGAGGGCTGTTCCGAAGATGGGAAGTATCGTTGTCCGAAATCTCCCGACCAGTTGAACGAGTATTTTTGGTTCTGTAAGGACCATGCCCGCGAATACAACCTGAAATGGAACTATTTCGAGGGCCAGACCGAAGCCGAGATGATGGACGAGATGGAGCGCGACCGCGTTTGGGGCCGCGCCACGCAGCCGCTTGGGTCCAAGGATGAGCGGCTGGCATGGCAGCGCTTGGGAATCGAAGATCCGCATCAGGTTCTGGGTGACAATGCCACGCGCAACCCCGGCAAGAACAACCCAGCCGGGGGCACCCGCAAACTGCCCGCACCCGAACGCAAGGCGCTAGAGATTCTGGATGCCCGCGACAGCTGGAGCAGGACGGAAATCCGCAAGCAATACAAAAGCCTTGTCAAAGACCTGCACCCGGACCGCAATTCGGGCGCCCGGCATGACGAGGACCGTTTGCAAGAGGTTGTCTGGGCTTGGGACCAGCTTAAAGACAGCCGGTATTTCCGCGACTAG
- a CDS encoding Crp/Fnr family transcriptional regulator — MPDPIHALFSQACVLGLEADQVLFRAGDIPERVFLVVTGNVALHRHTQHGATLVLQHARAGQILAEASAYSDTYHCDAVATAPSRVACLPKRTFLTRMAQDPSLASFWAARLAREVQIARTRAEIRTLPRVSDRLTAWLTEGNTMPPKGAWHHVASELGITREALYRELSRRQKHK; from the coding sequence ATGCCCGATCCAATCCATGCGCTTTTCTCACAGGCTTGTGTTCTGGGCCTTGAAGCAGATCAGGTTCTGTTCCGGGCGGGCGACATTCCGGAACGGGTGTTCTTGGTCGTAACCGGAAATGTTGCGCTGCACCGGCATACGCAGCATGGGGCGACCTTGGTTTTGCAACATGCGCGGGCTGGGCAAATTTTGGCCGAAGCCTCGGCCTATTCCGACACCTATCATTGCGACGCTGTGGCAACGGCGCCAAGCCGGGTGGCCTGCCTGCCGAAACGAACATTCCTGACAAGGATGGCGCAAGACCCGTCGCTTGCATCGTTCTGGGCGGCACGGCTGGCGCGCGAAGTTCAAATCGCCCGAACCCGCGCCGAAATCCGAACTTTGCCGCGCGTGTCAGATCGTCTGACGGCATGGCTGACCGAGGGCAATACCATGCCGCCCAAGGGCGCATGGCACCATGTCGCATCCGAGCTTGGTATCACGCGAGAGGCACTGTATCGTGAATTGTCTCGCCGCCAGAAACACAAGTGA
- a CDS encoding DEAD/DEAH box helicase, whose translation MITPISEALAERGYDTLTPVQQAVSAPELVGRDLLVSAQTGSGKTVGFGLAIAPTLLADANQFGPAAAPLALIVAPTRELASQVMRELTWLYARTGAVVASCVGGMDMRTERRALERGAHIVVGTPGRLRDHIERNALDLGELRAVVLDEADEMLDMGFREDLEFMLGEAPETRRTLLFSATVPPMIAKLAQQYQRDAERISTLGGSTQHSDIEYQAVRVAQSDVDNAIFNLLRFHHDESALVFANTRAMVAHLTARLANRGLQVVSLSGELSQTERTHALQAMRDGRARVCVATDVAARGIDLPKLNLVIHAELPTNTETLLHRSGRTGRAGRKGISALIVPPKAKARAERLLKWAKISAEWVEAPSVEDILARDEDRLLSDPVWSEAASDTEAAFAEKLLARYTPEQIAAAYLRLYQSRHAAPEDLLPADTKPTRREKAPFGPSRWVALSVGRAESAEARWLLPLLCRTGGLEKDAIGAIRVQDSETYVEIAAASVDNFIAGLGEGGTLEDGVTARVMDSAPDLQSTPRSPRPERGDRLERPARQDRAERPAPRPREDRAERPTGPKPKWDKPKGERAASDKPKPRDDGAVKPYEKRTAPAAREDRPKRADAPAKYDRKARADAPKSKGFKGKPESSSFSKPAGKPKPPAADARDTSKRFVAPGKGGSAALRKPRAKPGAKPGFKPKG comes from the coding sequence ATGATCACCCCGATATCCGAGGCGCTTGCAGAGCGTGGCTATGACACGCTTACCCCTGTGCAACAGGCGGTCAGCGCGCCCGAATTGGTGGGCCGAGATTTGCTGGTCTCGGCGCAGACCGGGTCGGGCAAAACCGTGGGCTTCGGCCTTGCTATTGCGCCGACCTTGCTGGCGGACGCGAACCAGTTCGGCCCGGCTGCGGCCCCCTTGGCGCTGATCGTGGCCCCGACGCGGGAATTGGCAAGCCAAGTCATGCGCGAACTGACATGGCTATATGCGCGCACCGGTGCGGTCGTCGCGTCTTGCGTCGGGGGCATGGACATGCGCACCGAACGCCGTGCGCTGGAACGCGGTGCGCATATTGTCGTGGGCACGCCGGGCCGCTTGCGCGACCACATTGAACGCAACGCGCTGGACCTTGGCGAATTGCGCGCGGTCGTGCTGGATGAAGCGGATGAAATGCTTGACATGGGTTTCCGCGAGGATCTGGAATTCATGCTGGGCGAAGCGCCCGAAACCCGCCGCACGCTGCTGTTTTCGGCCACCGTGCCGCCGATGATCGCCAAACTGGCACAGCAATACCAGCGCGACGCGGAACGCATCAGCACGCTAGGCGGCAGCACGCAACACAGCGATATCGAATATCAGGCTGTTCGCGTGGCGCAATCGGATGTGGACAATGCAATCTTCAACCTGCTGCGCTTTCACCATGATGAAAGCGCGCTGGTTTTTGCCAATACCCGCGCCATGGTGGCCCATCTGACCGCGCGGCTGGCCAATCGCGGCTTGCAGGTGGTCAGCCTGTCGGGCGAGCTTAGCCAAACCGAGCGCACCCATGCGCTGCAAGCCATGCGCGACGGGCGTGCGCGGGTCTGCGTGGCCACCGATGTGGCCGCGCGCGGCATTGACCTGCCCAAGCTGAACTTGGTCATTCATGCCGAATTGCCGACCAATACCGAAACCCTGCTACACCGCTCTGGGCGCACGGGCCGCGCCGGGCGCAAAGGCATTTCGGCACTGATCGTTCCGCCCAAAGCCAAAGCGCGTGCCGAACGGTTGCTGAAATGGGCCAAGATCTCTGCCGAATGGGTCGAGGCGCCCTCGGTCGAGGATATCCTTGCGCGCGATGAAGACAGGTTGCTGTCCGATCCGGTCTGGTCCGAAGCAGCCTCCGACACAGAGGCCGCCTTCGCCGAGAAACTGCTGGCGCGCTACACGCCCGAACAGATCGCGGCGGCCTATCTGCGGCTGTATCAGTCGCGCCACGCCGCCCCCGAAGACCTGTTGCCCGCCGACACCAAACCCACGCGGCGCGAGAAGGCTCCCTTCGGCCCCAGCCGTTGGGTGGCCTTGTCCGTGGGCCGCGCCGAAAGTGCCGAAGCGCGTTGGCTATTGCCGCTTTTGTGCCGCACCGGCGGGCTGGAGAAAGACGCTATCGGCGCGATTCGCGTGCAGGATTCGGAAACCTATGTCGAGATTGCCGCAGCAAGCGTTGACAATTTCATCGCCGGTCTGGGCGAGGGCGGCACGCTGGAAGATGGCGTGACCGCACGCGTGATGGATAGCGCGCCTGACCTGCAATCGACCCCGCGTTCGCCCCGGCCAGAGCGCGGGGATCGGCTAGAGCGCCCCGCGCGGCAGGACCGCGCCGAGCGCCCGGCACCACGTCCGCGCGAGGACCGTGCCGAGCGCCCGACCGGCCCAAAGCCGAAATGGGACAAACCGAAGGGCGAGCGCGCTGCCAGCGACAAGCCCAAGCCGCGCGACGACGGGGCCGTCAAACCCTATGAGAAACGCACAGCTCCCGCTGCGCGCGAAGACAGGCCCAAGCGCGCAGATGCACCTGCGAAATACGACCGCAAAGCGCGCGCGGATGCGCCGAAATCCAAAGGGTTCAAGGGCAAGCCGGAAAGCTCGTCTTTCAGCAAACCGGCGGGTAAACCAAAGCCCCCCGCTGCGGATGCGCGCGACACGTCGAAACGCTTTGTGGCGCCGGGCAAAGGCGGCAGCGCGGCACTGCGCAAGCCACGGGCAAAACCCGGCGCGAAACCCGGCTTCAAACCCAAAGGGTAA
- a CDS encoding protein-tyrosine phosphatase family protein, whose amino-acid sequence MTQTIDIAQNDTSVRAICPHPHGGTVITMGFPGLETDFRGQAFISADVMDATLDHVASAGTKLVVILPQPKELPPKAISLLRRSLDARALRSIVMPIVDYSVPGPAFLRAWHRVSPAFAAVFASGGSVGMCCQHGAGRSGLVAAMHLIEAGLKPIQAVTLLRSQFPESVENDLQFHWLVDYSQSLQAKVV is encoded by the coding sequence ATGACACAGACAATTGACATTGCACAGAATGACACTTCGGTACGCGCGATTTGCCCGCATCCGCACGGCGGAACGGTCATCACAATGGGGTTCCCCGGTCTGGAGACAGATTTTCGGGGTCAAGCCTTTATCTCTGCCGACGTGATGGACGCCACGCTGGACCATGTCGCATCAGCCGGCACGAAGCTGGTGGTGATCCTGCCCCAGCCCAAGGAATTACCGCCCAAGGCGATATCGCTGCTGCGGCGCAGCCTAGATGCCCGCGCCCTGCGCAGCATTGTCATGCCGATCGTCGATTACTCTGTTCCCGGTCCCGCCTTCCTGCGCGCATGGCACCGGGTGTCGCCGGCCTTTGCGGCGGTCTTCGCCTCTGGCGGTTCCGTCGGCATGTGCTGCCAACATGGTGCGGGCCGTAGCGGCCTAGTCGCGGCAATGCACCTGATAGAAGCGGGCCTGAAACCGATCCAAGCCGTGACACTGTTGCGCAGCCAGTTCCCCGAATCGGTCGAGAACGATCTTCAGTTTCATTGGCTTGTTGACTATTCACAGTCTCTCCAAGCCAAAGTCGTCTAA
- a CDS encoding transporter substrate-binding domain-containing protein: MSAAKTLMSASAAILVAATTPALAGPILDDIKANDSLICLVSPTAPGFSVPDSTGIFQGFNADFCRMAAAAVLGDASKADIRGVGFSDSMKTIVAGEAHMGSRSITRTGTRDADEGMAFVVTTFFDGQGFMVPRALGVTSATELDGASVCAEDGSTTLLNIADWFGAREMTYRVENIADKTARLEAFFSGKCDVYASDVTALTADRQLAPTPGDYVILPEIISNEPLTLVARPDQAFEAALYWGFQVMLNADSYGINSTNIDAVVADIANQPPAVQRIFGADSATTDMAAKLGLPTDWAYQIVKQVGSYGEVFDRHLGVDTPFALNRAETPNAAAADGGLMYPYPIR, from the coding sequence ATGTCCGCCGCAAAGACTCTCATGTCCGCAAGTGCCGCGATCCTCGTCGCCGCGACGACTCCGGCTCTTGCCGGGCCAATCCTGGACGACATCAAGGCCAATGACAGCCTGATCTGCTTGGTCAGCCCGACCGCGCCCGGCTTTTCGGTGCCCGACAGCACCGGTATCTTCCAAGGCTTCAACGCTGATTTCTGCCGCATGGCCGCCGCAGCCGTGCTGGGCGATGCCAGCAAGGCCGATATCCGTGGCGTCGGCTTTTCCGATTCGATGAAGACCATCGTCGCGGGCGAAGCGCATATGGGGTCGCGTTCGATCACCCGCACCGGCACCCGCGACGCAGACGAGGGCATGGCCTTTGTCGTGACGACCTTCTTCGACGGTCAAGGCTTCATGGTGCCCCGTGCGCTTGGTGTTACCAGCGCAACCGAACTCGATGGTGCCAGCGTCTGCGCCGAGGACGGCTCGACCACGCTTCTGAACATTGCCGACTGGTTCGGCGCGCGCGAGATGACCTACCGTGTCGAAAATATCGCCGACAAGACTGCCCGCCTTGAAGCCTTCTTCTCGGGCAAATGCGATGTTTACGCGTCGGATGTGACCGCCCTGACGGCGGACCGCCAATTGGCACCGACGCCGGGCGATTACGTCATCCTGCCCGAAATCATCTCGAACGAGCCGCTTACCCTGGTCGCGCGCCCCGACCAAGCATTCGAGGCCGCGCTCTATTGGGGCTTTCAGGTCATGCTGAACGCAGACAGCTATGGCATCAATTCGACCAATATCGACGCGGTCGTCGCCGATATCGCCAACCAGCCGCCTGCTGTGCAGCGCATCTTCGGCGCAGACAGCGCCACCACCGACATGGCCGCCAAGCTGGGTCTGCCGACGGACTGGGCCTACCAGATCGTCAAGCAGGTCGGATCTTATGGCGAGGTGTTCGACCGTCACCTTGGCGTCGACACGCCCTTTGCCCTGAACCGTGCAGAGACGCCGAACGCTGCGGCCGCAGATGGCGGCCTGATGTATCCCTATCCGATCCGTTGA
- a CDS encoding amino acid ABC transporter permease: MIPPSPPPPTRDNLLKEWAGTPVNALVSLVSATLAVLVVWALLDWAVLSAVSPLRQMEDCTGATGACWRFYVEKSRFMLFGTYPFAEHWRPALVCAALLALSVAVGLRLTGRLRGLGPATLVTMWCAVIPLSFLLMSGGFAGLAPVDMSRWNGMPVLLILSVIAIALAFPLGVVLAVLRHQTRWPVLRRAAIVYIEGMRGFPMVTVLFVGVFVLPLTLPPDTRISPVIATLIALVFFHASYFAEDVRGGMQSLHVGQQEAAASLGLSWLQSMRFILLPQALTRSLPALVNSVIGAYKDTSLVVVLGIHDLTSTARMAFSEPGWGQFALEAYAFVGIWFLLSCAFLSWVGRELHRSEGAKGR; this comes from the coding sequence ATGATTCCGCCCTCACCGCCGCCTCCGACTCGCGACAACCTGTTGAAGGAATGGGCCGGAACCCCGGTAAACGCCCTCGTCTCACTTGTCAGCGCAACGCTTGCGGTGCTTGTCGTCTGGGCGCTGTTGGATTGGGCCGTGCTCTCGGCCGTCTCGCCGCTGCGCCAGATGGAAGATTGCACCGGGGCGACAGGGGCTTGCTGGCGGTTCTATGTAGAAAAAAGCCGGTTCATGCTGTTCGGCACCTATCCTTTTGCCGAGCATTGGCGCCCGGCGCTAGTATGCGCCGCGCTGTTGGCGTTGTCCGTCGCGGTGGGCCTTCGTCTGACTGGCCGTTTGCGCGGCCTTGGCCCTGCAACACTGGTGACAATGTGGTGTGCGGTGATCCCGTTATCCTTTCTGTTGATGAGCGGGGGCTTTGCCGGACTTGCACCTGTGGACATGTCGCGCTGGAACGGTATGCCGGTTCTCTTGATCCTGTCGGTCATTGCCATTGCGTTGGCCTTTCCATTGGGGGTGGTATTGGCTGTTCTGCGCCACCAGACCCGTTGGCCGGTGCTGCGCCGCGCGGCCATCGTCTATATTGAAGGGATGCGCGGCTTCCCCATGGTCACCGTTTTATTCGTCGGTGTCTTCGTTCTGCCGCTTACGCTGCCGCCGGATACACGGATCAGCCCGGTCATTGCCACGCTGATCGCGCTGGTGTTCTTTCATGCCTCTTACTTTGCCGAGGATGTGCGGGGCGGAATGCAATCCCTGCATGTCGGCCAGCAAGAGGCCGCGGCCTCTCTGGGGTTGTCATGGCTGCAATCCATGCGGTTTATCCTACTGCCGCAGGCATTGACCCGCAGCTTGCCAGCTTTGGTGAATTCGGTGATCGGTGCTTACAAAGACACGTCCTTGGTGGTGGTCCTTGGGATACATGACCTGACCTCGACTGCGCGAATGGCGTTCAGCGAACCAGGCTGGGGACAATTCGCACTCGAAGCCTATGCCTTTGTCGGCATATGGTTTCTGCTGTCTTGTGCCTTCTTGTCATGGGTCGGGCGCGAATTGCACCGCAGCGAAGGCGCAAAGGGCCGTTGA
- a CDS encoding amino acid ABC transporter permease — MQHSPPAPSRAAPDWIGIAIVGVIIAGLAVLGINTWLNMQTAGITPGYGFLSQTAGFDLSESLIRANASDSYGRVILAGLLNTLFLALCALVLATVLGVLMGLVSVTPSPAGRLFAMLYVELFRNLPKILVLLVLYVVTVRGLPSVREAVSIGPVHLTNRSIYLPMIAPDPKQLWLLLPLVLACAFAVLWHRHAGRIKRDTGRDVPVLPVVLATVIGLPVLFGAMVGTPLVPDLPQFQRFDFEGGGRFSIQFVVVLLTLGLYHGAQIAEVVRGGILSVPQGQIEAARALGMSPRSVTRFVVLPQVLRIVIPPMINQYVNLIKNTSIAIAVGYSDLMSVSGTIINQTFRPLEMMLITMGLYLGLCLLASWGMNYLNDSLRARSMGRGK; from the coding sequence ATGCAACACAGTCCGCCCGCGCCAAGTCGCGCCGCACCCGACTGGATCGGGATCGCGATTGTTGGGGTGATTATTGCAGGGCTTGCCGTTCTTGGCATCAATACTTGGCTGAACATGCAAACGGCCGGGATCACGCCGGGCTATGGGTTCTTGTCCCAGACTGCGGGATTTGATCTTAGCGAAAGCCTGATACGCGCCAACGCTTCTGACAGCTATGGGCGGGTGATCCTTGCGGGCCTGCTGAACACACTGTTCTTGGCGCTTTGCGCGCTGGTTCTGGCCACCGTGCTTGGGGTCTTGATGGGGCTTGTCAGCGTTACGCCAAGCCCGGCGGGCCGCCTTTTTGCCATGCTTTATGTCGAACTGTTTCGCAACCTGCCCAAAATCCTTGTGCTGCTGGTGCTATATGTCGTGACCGTCCGCGGCTTGCCCTCGGTGCGCGAGGCGGTCTCTATCGGGCCGGTCCATCTGACCAATCGCTCGATCTATCTGCCCATGATCGCGCCAGATCCGAAGCAACTTTGGTTGCTGTTGCCATTGGTGCTGGCCTGCGCCTTTGCGGTGCTGTGGCATCGTCATGCGGGCCGGATCAAGCGGGACACAGGCCGGGATGTGCCGGTCCTGCCGGTCGTTCTGGCCACTGTCATCGGACTTCCGGTCCTTTTCGGCGCTATGGTCGGCACGCCACTCGTGCCCGATCTGCCGCAGTTCCAACGCTTCGATTTCGAGGGCGGGGGCCGGTTTTCGATCCAGTTCGTGGTGGTTTTGCTCACGCTCGGCCTGTATCACGGCGCACAGATCGCCGAAGTTGTGCGCGGCGGCATCCTGTCTGTGCCGCAAGGACAGATAGAGGCCGCGCGGGCGCTTGGAATGTCGCCACGCTCCGTAACGCGTTTCGTGGTTCTGCCGCAGGTGCTGCGGATCGTCATTCCACCCATGATCAACCAATATGTGAACCTGATAAAGAACACCTCCATCGCCATCGCGGTGGGTTATTCCGACCTGATGTCGGTCAGCGGGACGATCATCAACCAGACCTTTCGCCCGCTAGAGATGATGCTGATCACAATGGGGCTTTACCTTGGCCTATGCCTTTTGGCGTCGTGGGGGATGAATTATCTCAACGACAGCCTGCGCGCCCGCAGCATGGGACGGGGGAAATGA